The following nucleotide sequence is from Nitrospira sp..
ACCTTGATCACCGCGACCGTCACATTCACATTGGGAATGTACTTCACCAGTCGCCTCACCAGATCGGAACGCAACTCGTCGACGGTTTTGTTTTCCGCGACAAGGTCCCCCACCAGTGGAAACGAAATCATCCCGTCCGGTCGAACCACCACCTCTCTGGTGAGTTGTTCATCCTTCCACACCGAAATGAGCAAGACATCTTCCGGGCCCAATTGGTAGCCTGGATCGGTGACGGCCGTTTCCGGCGCTGCACGCACAATGCCGACAAAGCCGAGACACAGCATGCTCAACACAAATAGTTTGCAGAGACGACGAACCGTACCGTGCATGCGACACAACTCCTATCCGCTCACCTGGGCGAGCAACTGTTCCGCCTCTCGGCGGCCTTGAAAGGCTTCTGAACTTCTCAGCGCCTTGGTCAGATATACCTTCGCTTCCTGCTTCTTGCCTGATTGGTAGAGCGCCAACCCGAAATGGTAGTTGAGGGCAGGAAGATCCGGGGCCTTGGCCACAGCCTGCTTGATCAAACGTAGCGCATCTTCCATGTGCCCCATTTTTAGACGAACCCACCCCACCGTGTCGAGGAACAGCGGATGGGGCGCCTCTTTTTCGAACTCACGACTCAAGAGAAAGGCCCGCTCCAAATGAGGCCCATCCTGCTTATAGTCGGCCAGGAGCGTTGCCAGGTTGTTAGCCGAGAGGATGTTGCGCGGGTTCATACGCAACACCGTTTCATAGGAGGCAATGGCTTCGTCGACCAACCCTTGATCAGCCTGCACCGACGCAAGCAACATGTGCAGCTCCTCACTGGACGGATTGGCTCCCAAGCCTTGCTTCACGATCTTGATCGCTTGATCGGGCTGCCGTTGTGCCTGCATCAAGTTCGCCCAGTTGAGCCATGGAGTCAGCCAGGTAGGATTGAGTGCGGTGGCCTCTCGATACTGTGCTGCCGCCGCGTCCCGGCGACCAAGGATCGACCACACTTCAGCCAACAGACCGTGGGCGTAGGGATGGGACGGCTGGGCCGTCACGATGGCTTCCAGCCGCCGGCGGGCGCGCTCTATCTGCTTCTGGGAAAGGTCGAGTCGAACGAGGGCCACAAGCGGATCTGCGACGGTAGGCGCCATGCTCGCCGCCCGCTCGAATGCGGCAGCTGCCTTGGCGTAATCCTTCTGGGTCTCATGTAGTCGGCCTTCAGCCATAGATAGCGAGGCATTGTCGCCGGTGGTTTGGCGTAGACGCTCGAGCATTGACCTGGCGTGGCCATATTCACCGGCTGCCAGGTCCAAGACGAACAGTCTTTCCAGCGCAGGCACATACTCAGGATTCACTTTCAACAATCCCAGCAGACGGGCGCGAGCCTTTGCTCCTTGTCCAAATTGACTCTCCAATGTAGCCAAGGCCAAGACCGATTC
It contains:
- a CDS encoding polysaccharide biosynthesis/export family protein, which produces MHGTVRRLCKLFVLSMLCLGFVGIVRAAPETAVTDPGYQLGPEDVLLISVWKDEQLTREVVVRPDGMISFPLVGDLVAENKTVDELRSDLVRRLVKYIPNVNVTVAVIKVLSYKIYVVGRVNKPGEYLVGHYTDVLQALSLAGGLTPFAAENDIKVIRRVMGEQQVFQVRYGDLRKGRDLDQNILLQRGDVVMVP